In Candidatus Krumholzibacteriia bacterium, a genomic segment contains:
- the fetB gene encoding iron export ABC transporter permease subunit FetB, whose product MREVIPLGVGDLAIASTLVLLAGLLSFSLKLRLEKRLAWAAFRSVVQLLLVGYVLESLFQINRASAVLILALFMIAIASHAALRRSSRKFSGALSLSFLALTASAMISTLAVSGAVIGIEPWYQPRYFIPLLGMVLGNGMNGISLCLDEFLSRLDEGREEVEMELAHGASRWEAALRPLREAVRRGMVPVINAMSIVGIVALPGMMTGQILAGADPLQAVKYQIVVMFMIASATGLGATFMALLAFRKLFNSRHQLLSGRIRRRPSP is encoded by the coding sequence ATGAGGGAAGTCATTCCTCTCGGAGTCGGCGACCTGGCGATCGCTTCGACCCTGGTTCTCCTGGCGGGTCTTCTCAGCTTCTCTCTCAAACTCAGGCTGGAAAAACGCCTGGCCTGGGCGGCCTTTCGAAGCGTCGTGCAGTTGCTTCTTGTCGGCTATGTCCTTGAGTCCCTGTTTCAAATCAACCGGGCCTCGGCGGTACTGATTCTCGCTCTCTTCATGATTGCCATTGCCAGCCATGCAGCCCTGCGCCGCAGTAGCCGCAAGTTCTCGGGCGCCCTCAGTCTCAGTTTTCTGGCTCTCACCGCCAGTGCAATGATCAGCACATTGGCCGTCAGTGGAGCGGTAATCGGAATTGAACCCTGGTATCAGCCGAGGTACTTCATCCCGCTTCTGGGAATGGTGCTTGGCAATGGCATGAACGGGATTTCTCTCTGCCTCGACGAGTTTCTCAGCCGGCTGGATGAGGGTCGAGAAGAAGTGGAGATGGAACTAGCCCATGGTGCCAGCCGTTGGGAAGCCGCTCTTCGTCCCCTGAGAGAGGCGGTTCGTCGGGGAATGGTTCCGGTCATCAATGCCATGAGCATTGTCGGGATTGTGGCACTGCCGGGAATGATGACCGGGCAGATTCTCGCCGGAGCCGATCCGCTTCAGGCCGTGAAGTACCAGATCGTCGTCATGTTCATGATTGCGTCGGCCACCGGACTGGGGGCGACTTTCATGGCACTGCTCGCCTTTCGCAAGCTCTTCAACTCAAGGCATCAACTCTTGTCCGGGAGAATCAGAAGGCGGCCTTCCCCGTAA
- a CDS encoding YceI family protein, translating to MIRFLCLALILVSLSLSAAEYSIDSGHSEVAFKVRHLGISKVSGRFDDFSGTVHWDPAHPEASRVDAVIGMSSIDTDSEKRDRHLQNEDFFDVEKYPEMTFSSTRVREISDGGFLLDGELSLHGESKPVTLEVELVGQMTDPRGNLRAGFSARTKIDRRDFGISWSRTMDGGGLVVGNFVEVSIEIEAISRMGE from the coding sequence ATGATTAGATTTCTGTGTCTTGCCCTCATCCTTGTCTCCCTTTCTCTCTCGGCCGCGGAGTACAGCATCGATTCCGGCCACAGTGAGGTGGCCTTCAAGGTCCGCCATCTGGGCATCAGCAAGGTGTCCGGCCGCTTTGACGATTTCAGCGGGACTGTTCACTGGGATCCTGCTCATCCGGAGGCATCTCGTGTGGATGCTGTGATTGGAATGAGCAGCATTGATACCGATAGTGAAAAGCGGGATCGCCACCTCCAGAACGAGGACTTTTTCGATGTAGAAAAGTACCCGGAGATGACTTTCTCATCGACTCGGGTCCGGGAAATCAGCGATGGTGGTTTTCTCCTCGACGGGGAGCTCAGTCTCCACGGAGAGTCGAAGCCGGTGACTCTGGAAGTTGAGCTTGTCGGACAGATGACGGATCCACGGGGCAACCTGCGTGCGGGCTTCAGTGCTCGCACGAAGATTGATCGCCGCGACTTCGGGATTTCCTGGAGCCGGACGATGGATGGAGGAGGCCTGGTGGTCGGGAATTTCGTGGAGGTTTCCATCGAGATTGAGGCCATTTCACGCATGGGGGAGTGA
- a CDS encoding glycosyltransferase family 39 protein yields the protein MKRWRWDQWLGVMTLLAFLLRLIWILTLESRIFWYDGQEYLRLAHSILSGAGYRDANGDPTAYWPPGYPFFVAVSGAKILGVRLMQALLGALTVPLAFLAARRIFGTRPALLAAFFVTIYPLYIYAAGSFYAISLQTLLMLSVFALCHRALEKDRQSSALLAGIFGAWAALTSASALPALLLAAAWLKTERWRRGSLRRGFRLALVFILPILLSVGAWTLRNHHHFGRPVPVSLNGGYNFWLGNSPGVKATTGNRWTEEMQEEFAEISLANPGEAALDAALYERGKEYVAKDPAGFVKLSLSKAVNLWRLWPAPMTEDRPGLDLEKVISVLSYGLLLPFGLFGVFRALRSSSAARLALLFFLSYTALHAFFIAKFRFRLPLDAILFLYAAGVLADLASRLGWDFWKEEPRA from the coding sequence ATGAAACGCTGGAGATGGGATCAATGGCTGGGTGTCATGACCTTGCTGGCCTTTTTGCTGCGCCTGATCTGGATCCTCACTCTGGAATCGCGGATCTTCTGGTATGACGGTCAGGAGTACCTGCGTCTGGCGCATTCCATCCTTTCGGGAGCCGGCTATCGGGATGCCAATGGCGATCCCACGGCCTACTGGCCTCCCGGCTATCCCTTCTTCGTGGCTGTCTCCGGGGCGAAGATCCTCGGTGTACGCTTGATGCAGGCTCTTCTGGGAGCCCTGACGGTTCCCCTGGCCTTTCTTGCAGCACGCAGAATCTTCGGTACGCGCCCGGCACTTTTGGCGGCGTTTTTTGTCACGATTTACCCGCTCTACATTTACGCGGCGGGTTCGTTTTATGCGATTTCACTGCAGACCCTGCTGATGCTGTCGGTCTTTGCCCTCTGCCATCGGGCTCTGGAGAAGGATCGTCAAAGCTCGGCTCTTCTTGCGGGGATCTTCGGAGCCTGGGCGGCCCTGACTTCTGCCTCGGCTCTTCCGGCTCTCTTGCTTGCCGCCGCCTGGCTGAAGACCGAACGCTGGCGTAGGGGTTCCCTGCGCCGGGGCTTCCGTCTGGCTCTGGTTTTCATTCTTCCCATTCTCTTGTCTGTGGGAGCCTGGACTCTCCGCAACCATCATCACTTCGGGCGTCCCGTTCCGGTCTCTCTCAATGGGGGCTATAACTTCTGGCTGGGTAATTCCCCCGGCGTAAAAGCGACGACAGGGAATCGCTGGACCGAAGAAATGCAGGAGGAGTTCGCTGAAATCTCCCTTGCGAATCCAGGCGAAGCAGCGCTGGATGCCGCTCTCTACGAGCGTGGCAAGGAGTATGTCGCCAAAGATCCAGCAGGGTTTGTGAAGCTGTCCCTGTCGAAGGCTGTGAATCTCTGGCGACTCTGGCCCGCGCCCATGACAGAGGATCGGCCGGGTCTGGATCTGGAGAAAGTGATCAGTGTCCTGAGTTACGGACTTCTCTTGCCCTTCGGATTATTCGGAGTCTTTCGTGCCTTGCGGAGTTCATCGGCGGCGCGCCTGGCCCTGCTCTTTTTCCTTTCCTACACGGCCCTGCACGCCTTTTTCATCGCCAAGTTCCGCTTCCGGCTTCCCCTCGATGCCATTCTCTTTCTCTATGCGGCGGGAGTCCTGGCGGATCTTGCAAGTCGCCTGGGCTGGGATTTTTGGAAGGAAGAGCCGCGGGCCTGA
- a CDS encoding FlgD immunoglobulin-like domain containing protein: MKRNLVSVALLVTLLGLVWVNSHRSTAVPMPTEHRLDSEAERQNRKGRKEWMRQMHRAAPGVDWEAINRANGLLLQEKRKGRRTDLWTERGSHNLAGRMHCAALSLEGDSLYGGSSKGGVWKGSLMGQGWRPVSDNLYGGSHGLAVAGSGTEVITSVTDGGLVHYSEDGGASWHLPSGLPGSIQKVKRVARDFSSNDRVYLMIVSAGNGKELFRSEDAGRSYTEIYHLNTAVGDFWLDRQQGGSIYVAKARSFYRSDDLGANWNFVGFIHGSSPGKVVLAGSEAGAPTFYAATKIGSEWTLHRSMDAGLSWEYRYDIDDFWETLASSIVNPNLVLFGGVELFRSLDGGGSFNKVNNWYDYYSNPLYRLHADLPGFDCLWTGSEELMYIATDGGLYRGINNVAVVQNISLEGLGVSQYYGTHTSVLNPWRILAGAQDQGYQRCDELNGDSGSLDFTQIWSGDYGHLTSSNGSHDWVYSVYPGFLLIHVGEENPSLYDADFPADESYSWLPFILADPEDSQSVFFCAKHLHRGTWDGVMSVDWTAGSQDFTVAGGSYLTALSISPADLSRRIVCTNTGRIWHSSDSGENWNLSSDTGPSSHYFYGTGILHSGTDPLVAWLAGSGYSGPAVYQTVDGGEHWTPLSDGLPSTLVYELALESPGEALHAATDAGPWRFDPATEVWSYAGGSEAPLTTFWSVETVPALGVIRYATYGRGIWDYDYLDPTASEDAPDFGRFALSNFPNPFNPKTTIHFRLPEAGLMELEIYDVQGKRVKQFERMHRESGSHSLQWDGRDDQGESCSSGTYLVQLRRGDRKESLKITLAR; the protein is encoded by the coding sequence ATGAAACGCAATCTCGTCTCAGTGGCCCTCCTCGTGACACTCTTGGGCCTTGTCTGGGTGAACTCGCATCGAAGCACTGCCGTGCCCATGCCCACTGAACACCGCCTGGACAGCGAAGCGGAAAGGCAGAACCGAAAGGGCCGCAAGGAGTGGATGCGTCAGATGCACCGGGCTGCTCCCGGCGTGGACTGGGAGGCCATCAACCGGGCGAACGGTCTTCTCCTTCAGGAAAAACGCAAGGGACGGAGAACCGATCTCTGGACGGAAAGAGGCAGCCACAACCTCGCCGGGCGCATGCACTGCGCGGCACTTTCTTTGGAGGGCGACAGCCTCTACGGAGGCTCTTCCAAGGGCGGCGTCTGGAAGGGCAGCCTGATGGGACAGGGCTGGCGACCGGTTTCCGACAATCTCTACGGCGGTTCCCATGGGCTGGCAGTGGCCGGCTCCGGCACAGAGGTCATCACCTCCGTCACCGACGGCGGTCTTGTTCACTACAGTGAGGACGGAGGAGCAAGCTGGCACCTGCCTTCCGGGCTGCCCGGCAGTATCCAGAAGGTCAAGCGCGTGGCTCGCGATTTCTCCAGCAATGACCGCGTCTATCTCATGATCGTCAGCGCAGGAAACGGGAAAGAACTCTTTCGCTCCGAAGATGCAGGACGCAGCTACACCGAGATCTATCACCTGAACACTGCGGTCGGCGACTTCTGGCTCGACCGACAGCAGGGCGGCAGCATCTATGTCGCCAAGGCCCGGAGTTTCTATCGCAGCGATGATCTGGGCGCAAACTGGAACTTCGTCGGTTTCATCCACGGTTCGTCTCCTGGCAAGGTGGTCCTGGCCGGAAGCGAAGCCGGGGCGCCGACCTTCTATGCCGCCACAAAAATAGGTTCGGAGTGGACCCTGCATCGTTCAATGGATGCAGGCCTGAGTTGGGAATACCGTTACGACATCGATGACTTCTGGGAAACCCTTGCCTCGTCGATCGTCAATCCGAACCTGGTTCTCTTCGGTGGCGTCGAGCTATTCCGGTCCCTCGACGGAGGCGGCAGTTTCAACAAGGTCAACAACTGGTACGACTACTACTCGAATCCTCTATACCGCCTGCACGCGGACCTTCCCGGCTTCGACTGCCTCTGGACCGGCTCGGAAGAACTCATGTACATCGCCACGGACGGAGGACTCTACCGGGGGATCAACAATGTGGCCGTTGTGCAGAACATCTCGCTCGAGGGACTGGGCGTCAGCCAGTACTACGGAACCCATACCAGCGTGCTCAACCCCTGGAGGATTCTCGCCGGTGCCCAGGACCAGGGCTACCAGCGTTGCGATGAACTGAACGGCGACAGCGGCAGTCTGGACTTTACGCAAATCTGGAGCGGTGACTACGGACACCTGACTTCTTCCAACGGCAGCCACGACTGGGTCTACTCGGTCTATCCGGGTTTCCTGCTGATCCATGTCGGCGAAGAAAACCCGAGCCTCTACGATGCAGACTTCCCGGCCGATGAGAGCTACTCCTGGTTGCCCTTCATTCTCGCAGACCCCGAGGACTCGCAGTCCGTCTTCTTCTGTGCAAAGCACCTTCACCGGGGAACCTGGGATGGCGTCATGTCCGTGGACTGGACCGCCGGTAGTCAGGACTTCACCGTGGCTGGAGGATCCTATCTGACCGCCCTCTCGATCTCTCCCGCGGATCTCAGCCGCCGCATTGTCTGCACGAACACAGGCCGCATCTGGCATTCCAGCGACAGTGGAGAAAACTGGAACCTCTCTTCAGACACAGGTCCCTCCTCTCACTATTTCTATGGAACCGGCATCCTGCATTCTGGGACCGACCCGCTTGTCGCCTGGCTCGCGGGAAGCGGCTACAGCGGCCCGGCGGTCTATCAAACTGTAGACGGAGGAGAACACTGGACCCCGCTTTCCGATGGCCTGCCCTCGACACTTGTCTATGAACTCGCTCTGGAATCCCCGGGAGAGGCCCTGCACGCAGCTACCGATGCTGGGCCCTGGCGCTTCGACCCCGCCACGGAAGTCTGGAGCTATGCCGGAGGAAGCGAAGCACCGCTTACGACTTTCTGGAGCGTAGAGACGGTGCCCGCCCTTGGCGTGATCCGCTACGCCACCTACGGCCGCGGTATCTGGGACTACGACTATCTCGATCCCACGGCAAGCGAGGACGCTCCTGACTTCGGGCGTTTCGCCCTCAGCAATTTCCCGAACCCCTTCAACCCGAAAACCACGATCCACTTCCGCCTTCCCGAAGCAGGACTGATGGAATTGGAAATCTACGATGTTCAGGGAAAGAGAGTGAAACAGTTCGAGCGGATGCACCGGGAAAGCGGAAGCCATTCACTGCAATGGGACGGAAGGGACGATCAGGGGGAAAGCTGCTCCAGTGGAACCTATCTCGTACAGCTTCGAAGGGGAGATCGTAAGGAAAGCCTGAAGATCACGCTGGCTCGCTAG
- a CDS encoding glycosyltransferase family 39 protein, whose product MSNRKSDWIPEPGQGRTFLLLMALGAFLRFFRIGQQSFWADEVTSLWAAGSRGASLAEGLSETFHGPLHFLVLSLWSKIGGFGEVWSRSLSAITGLLALWAIYLLARRLAGSRVALYSLFLLAISPLHVWYSQEVRNYSQLFLFALLSMIFFLRILDRGGWKNWLLFLLLSLAGFFSNLAMAFLIAFQALWLLIQKPRLAKKLLLALALLLILLLPWFSQLEIGWRPDMVGKAGVVRNVNFHPLAIPYTLVVYSVGDTIGPSRNEMNRALSADLFRPFLYYFAAAGLVFVSLFLLGLRERWKKPEGAMFFLLWLLVPMLLVALLAFLNVKAYNVRYAWLGMPAYLILLASAIASGPARWRWAFLIAISVLSFFPLTNLYGNSRYWKPDAREAASLLHEKSREGDLVLVYSITEPLEHYYRGPGDLRGLDWAMPSTDTFRERFAEFEKNYERVWLVDYRAWYMDPAGEIPKTFEQSWSLSEVFRVPGIEIRFLQGRKEKE is encoded by the coding sequence ATGTCAAACAGGAAATCAGACTGGATTCCCGAGCCCGGGCAGGGTCGCACTTTTCTGCTTCTGATGGCTCTCGGGGCCTTTCTCCGATTCTTCAGGATCGGACAGCAGAGCTTCTGGGCCGATGAGGTCACTTCTCTCTGGGCGGCCGGCTCCCGGGGAGCCTCTCTTGCGGAAGGACTGTCGGAGACCTTTCACGGACCTCTTCACTTTCTTGTCCTGAGCCTCTGGTCGAAAATCGGGGGCTTTGGAGAGGTCTGGAGCCGCAGTCTGTCAGCCATTACCGGTCTTCTCGCTCTTTGGGCCATCTACCTTCTCGCCCGCCGCCTGGCGGGTTCCCGCGTGGCGCTGTACTCCCTCTTCCTTCTTGCGATCTCTCCCCTCCATGTCTGGTACTCGCAAGAAGTGCGGAACTACTCGCAGCTCTTTCTATTTGCTCTGCTCTCGATGATCTTCTTCCTTCGCATTCTGGATCGCGGAGGATGGAAGAACTGGCTGCTCTTCCTTCTGCTTTCACTGGCGGGCTTTTTCAGCAATCTTGCGATGGCCTTTCTCATCGCCTTCCAGGCTCTATGGCTCTTGATCCAGAAACCCCGTCTTGCGAAAAAACTGCTTCTCGCCCTTGCTCTTCTTTTGATCCTGCTTCTTCCCTGGTTTTCCCAACTGGAAATCGGATGGCGTCCCGACATGGTGGGGAAGGCCGGGGTCGTGAGAAATGTGAACTTCCACCCTCTGGCAATTCCCTACACTCTGGTCGTGTACAGCGTGGGGGATACGATCGGGCCGAGCCGCAATGAAATGAACCGGGCACTTTCTGCCGATCTCTTTCGGCCCTTCCTTTACTACTTTGCCGCGGCGGGTCTGGTGTTTGTCTCTCTCTTTTTACTCGGCCTCCGGGAGCGATGGAAGAAGCCGGAAGGAGCGATGTTCTTCCTCCTCTGGCTCTTGGTTCCCATGCTGCTGGTGGCTCTTCTCGCCTTCCTCAATGTGAAGGCCTACAATGTCCGCTATGCATGGCTGGGAATGCCCGCCTACCTGATTCTTCTCGCTTCGGCCATCGCCTCCGGGCCGGCTCGCTGGCGATGGGCCTTTCTGATTGCGATCAGCGTCCTCAGTTTTTTCCCCCTTACCAATCTCTACGGCAACTCTCGCTATTGGAAACCGGACGCAAGGGAGGCCGCCAGCCTGCTCCATGAGAAGAGCCGCGAGGGTGACCTGGTGCTGGTCTATTCCATTACGGAACCTCTCGAACACTATTACCGGGGGCCCGGGGACCTGAGGGGACTCGACTGGGCCATGCCTTCAACGGACACCTTCCGGGAACGCTTCGCAGAATTCGAAAAGAACTATGAACGCGTCTGGCTTGTGGACTACCGGGCCTGGTACATGGACCCCGCAGGAGAGATTCCGAAGACCTTTGAACAGAGTTGGTCCCTGTCCGAAGTTTTCCGGGTTCCCGGCATCGAGATTCGCTTCCTTCAGGGACGAAAGGAGAAAGAATGA
- a CDS encoding acyl-CoA dehydrogenase family protein, which produces MSHWLDLYRMDDLLSEEERIIQRTVRDFVEKEALPHLPELWEKGEFPRELASRMGEIGLFGPTLSGYGLPGLGSRAYGLMMLELERGDSGLRSFASVQGSLCMYPIHRFGSEEQKTRWLPELASGKKIACFGLTEPDSGSDPGGMKTRATKDGDDWLLQGSKMWITNGTLADLALVWAMTEDGIRGFLVEKGTPGFTADSIKGKMSLRASDTASLAFDEVRLGPEALLPETRNLGSALSCLNQARYSIAWGTLGAAMACLEEAADFSRDRVSFGKSLDENQLIQKELADMLASLIQGRLLVERLAELKDAGEVTAVQISLAKRENSARALEIARRCRQVLGANGISLEYQAGRHACNLESIITYEGTHEIHTLILGKEITGKAAF; this is translated from the coding sequence ATGTCCCACTGGCTCGATCTCTATCGCATGGACGACCTTCTCAGCGAAGAAGAGCGGATCATCCAGCGCACCGTACGCGACTTCGTTGAAAAGGAAGCCCTTCCCCATCTTCCCGAACTCTGGGAAAAGGGCGAGTTTCCCAGGGAACTTGCCAGTCGCATGGGAGAGATCGGTCTCTTCGGCCCCACGCTCAGCGGCTATGGGCTTCCCGGCCTCGGAAGCCGCGCCTATGGACTGATGATGCTGGAACTCGAACGGGGCGACAGTGGACTTCGCAGTTTTGCATCCGTCCAGGGAAGCCTCTGCATGTACCCGATCCATCGCTTCGGGAGTGAGGAACAGAAAACCCGCTGGCTTCCGGAACTGGCAAGCGGCAAGAAGATCGCCTGCTTCGGACTGACCGAACCGGACTCGGGATCAGATCCCGGCGGCATGAAGACCCGTGCCACGAAAGACGGAGACGACTGGCTGCTTCAGGGAAGCAAGATGTGGATCACGAATGGAACACTGGCGGACCTTGCCCTCGTCTGGGCCATGACCGAAGACGGGATTCGCGGCTTTCTGGTCGAAAAGGGAACCCCGGGTTTCACCGCCGACTCCATCAAGGGAAAAATGAGCCTGCGGGCCTCGGACACGGCCAGCCTCGCCTTCGATGAAGTGCGCCTGGGACCCGAGGCACTTCTGCCGGAGACCCGGAATCTGGGGAGCGCTCTTTCCTGCCTGAATCAGGCCCGCTACTCCATCGCCTGGGGAACTCTGGGAGCCGCCATGGCTTGTCTGGAGGAGGCCGCTGACTTCAGCCGGGATCGGGTGAGCTTCGGGAAGAGCCTTGATGAAAACCAGCTCATCCAGAAGGAACTGGCCGACATGCTTGCTTCTCTCATCCAGGGACGGCTCCTCGTGGAGAGACTTGCGGAACTGAAGGATGCAGGAGAGGTCACGGCAGTTCAGATCAGTCTGGCGAAAAGGGAAAACTCCGCACGGGCACTGGAGATCGCCCGCCGATGTCGTCAGGTTCTCGGTGCCAATGGAATCAGTCTGGAGTACCAGGCCGGTCGCCACGCCTGCAATCTGGAGTCCATCATCACTTACGAGGGAACCCACGAGATCCACACCCTCATTCTGGGCAAGGAGATTACGGGGAAGGCCGCCTTCTGA
- a CDS encoding cysteine desulfurase, translating to MNSPAESLSCKQDFPLLADPDRRLHYLDSAASTQKPETVIEALTRFYSRDYANIHRGVYDLSAQATESYENAREKVRVFLSAGESREIIFTRGTTESINLLARAFLRPRLREGDEILLSALEHHSNIVPWQIVAAEAGARIRVIPMSSRGELLLDSLDELMGPKTRLLALAHVSNALGSVNPVKDIIARAHEKGIPVLLDGAQSAPHMPVNVQDLDCDFFAFSGHKCYGPTGIGVLYGRAELLEKMEPWQGGGDMILSVSFEKSQYAEIPAKFEAGTPPIAQAIGLGAALDYLQGIGMDRVYQHGLRLQEEALLRLREVPGLSILGEARERIASISFLMDGIHPHDLGTFLDQHGIAIRTGHHCAQPVMDFFGVPGTTRASFGLYNDSEDVDALVDALHKAREFFRV from the coding sequence ATGAACTCTCCCGCAGAATCCCTTTCCTGCAAGCAGGACTTCCCCCTGCTCGCCGACCCTGATCGCAGGCTCCACTACCTCGACAGTGCCGCCAGCACCCAGAAGCCCGAAACCGTGATCGAAGCGCTGACGCGCTTCTATTCAAGGGACTATGCGAACATCCATCGCGGTGTCTATGATCTCAGTGCCCAAGCCACCGAGTCCTATGAAAATGCAAGGGAGAAGGTGCGGGTATTTCTCTCGGCAGGGGAAAGCCGCGAGATCATTTTCACCCGCGGCACGACAGAAAGCATCAATCTTCTGGCTCGCGCATTTCTGCGCCCGAGGCTCCGCGAAGGCGACGAGATTCTACTTTCCGCCCTCGAACACCATTCCAATATTGTTCCCTGGCAAATTGTCGCCGCCGAGGCAGGAGCCAGAATCCGGGTGATCCCGATGAGTTCCCGGGGCGAACTCCTTCTCGACAGTCTTGACGAGCTCATGGGTCCGAAAACCAGATTGCTGGCTCTCGCCCATGTGTCCAATGCTCTCGGCAGCGTCAATCCGGTAAAGGACATCATTGCCAGGGCCCACGAGAAGGGGATCCCCGTCCTTCTTGACGGCGCCCAGTCCGCCCCCCACATGCCGGTCAATGTTCAGGATCTTGACTGCGACTTCTTCGCCTTTTCGGGGCACAAGTGCTACGGACCCACAGGAATCGGAGTGCTCTACGGACGAGCGGAACTGCTCGAGAAGATGGAACCCTGGCAGGGCGGCGGAGACATGATCCTCTCGGTCAGCTTTGAGAAGAGCCAGTATGCGGAAATCCCCGCGAAGTTTGAAGCGGGCACGCCACCCATTGCCCAGGCCATCGGTCTCGGCGCAGCTCTCGACTACCTGCAAGGCATCGGCATGGACAGAGTCTATCAGCATGGGCTCAGGCTTCAGGAAGAAGCCCTGCTTCGTCTTCGTGAAGTCCCGGGGCTTTCGATTCTCGGGGAAGCCCGGGAGCGCATCGCGTCGATTTCCTTTCTTATGGATGGCATTCATCCCCACGATCTGGGCACCTTCCTCGATCAGCATGGCATTGCCATCCGCACCGGACATCACTGCGCCCAACCGGTGATGGACTTTTTCGGGGTCCCCGGAACTACACGCGCCAGCTTCGGACTTTACAATGACAGTGAGGATGTCGATGCTCTCGTCGACGCACTTCACAAGGCAAGGGAGTTTTTCCGCGTATGA
- a CDS encoding ATP-binding cassette domain-containing protein, giving the protein MAKNLEIRSFSVKAGGQVLVDSLNATLHPGRGLLLEGPSGSGKSSLLRCVAGLDDPFAGEVLLDGRGPDDWGWPAWRRRVLLLGQKPVFVDSIVEDALRRPFAYSSCDEEFSSDRAKELLDRLGLLAFLRRQIRELSIGQQQRIAFLRSLLLKPDLLLLDEPSASLDLASRNRLATLIEDEMNQRGMMILLASHDQGLRERLSGLCDSFAGFLGREGGDS; this is encoded by the coding sequence TTGGCGAAGAACCTGGAAATCCGGTCATTCTCTGTGAAGGCCGGGGGTCAGGTATTAGTCGATTCTCTCAATGCCACGCTGCATCCCGGGCGGGGGCTTCTGCTGGAGGGTCCTTCGGGCTCGGGAAAGAGCAGCCTTCTGCGTTGTGTTGCAGGTCTGGACGACCCCTTCGCGGGGGAAGTCCTGCTGGACGGACGGGGCCCCGATGACTGGGGATGGCCTGCCTGGCGACGCCGGGTCCTCCTGCTGGGGCAGAAGCCTGTTTTCGTGGATTCCATCGTGGAGGACGCTCTTCGTCGTCCTTTCGCCTACAGCTCCTGTGATGAGGAGTTCTCATCGGATCGGGCGAAGGAACTCCTTGACCGGCTGGGCCTGCTTGCCTTCCTTCGTCGTCAAATCCGGGAACTCTCCATCGGGCAGCAACAGCGGATTGCCTTTCTGCGTTCACTCCTGCTGAAGCCGGATCTTCTCCTTCTTGACGAACCCAGCGCCTCCCTCGACCTGGCCTCCCGAAACCGCCTGGCCACCCTGATCGAAGATGAGATGAATCAAAGGGGAATGATGATTCTCCTGGCCAGCCATGATCAGGGTCTGCGGGAACGCCTGTCTGGTCTTTGCGATTCCTTCGCCGGGTTCCTTGGCCGGGAAGGAGGGGACTCATGA
- a CDS encoding SUF system NifU family Fe-S cluster assembly protein, whose translation MSELRDLYQDIILDHGRKPRNFRIMDAASHRAEGHNPLCGDRLSLFLKIKDGVVEDLSFEGSGCAISTASASLLTEALQGKSEEEARELIAEFVQMATTPKDEEVEKGNLGKLSVFAGVREFPMRVKCATLSWHTLENALDGQEEAAKTE comes from the coding sequence ATGAGTGAACTCAGGGATCTCTATCAGGATATCATCCTCGACCATGGGCGAAAACCGCGGAACTTCCGCATCATGGATGCGGCCAGCCACCGTGCAGAAGGACACAATCCCCTCTGCGGAGACCGGCTCTCTCTCTTTCTCAAAATCAAAGACGGCGTGGTAGAAGATCTTTCCTTTGAAGGAAGTGGATGTGCGATTTCCACGGCCTCGGCCTCCTTGCTGACCGAAGCCCTGCAGGGTAAGAGTGAGGAAGAGGCCCGGGAACTGATTGCCGAGTTTGTGCAGATGGCAACCACCCCGAAAGACGAGGAAGTCGAGAAGGGAAATCTCGGAAAGCTCTCGGTCTTTGCGGGAGTGCGGGAGTTTCCCATGCGTGTCAAGTGCGCCACCCTCTCCTGGCACACGCTGGAAAACGCCCTTGACGGTCAAGAGGAAGCGGCCAAAACCGAGTAA